A window of Ignicoccus hospitalis KIN4/I contains these coding sequences:
- a CDS encoding TM1812 family CRISPR-associated protein: MKALVISTWGNSRAWERVTYRPDDHLKDALEDVLEQEVTSCNVLKLFKKENTRKVVLLPISLLDEKANDLKEAEDKIKETVVTSNENDDCRKDLKEILNSSEVKIVLGSGTFLSNKVIKKFEVPFNTVLSDLYLKLYESLKEEYKRAEEELEVILDITHGVNYYPVSSRAILEKLLAVMSHRGKSRLYVASSDPFVRGRGGSVKETMNLEYHLIEKKAFPKNAFLTLAIDIEFKNVVKGKSEINDELEELKKIKKYIGLLSVPSLLAWSYLKYVLENNNAIKKAENLLLRISKELEKFSIEDDKFKFSVEFNPKSVFDLIALIEVGEALKDLKGEKNCDFFAVEFDDLNASNNKYKDLMEDVSKRLWEKEFNDLKLTIRSYERVKEEARSALEELKNIDDLRNLAVSEEKLREKVEKESTERLKCKLEELRKYIMDGWLPYSFLRVGSEVSGGGESIRKKLQEEALWWAVWALRVNRDDCSADEATVRNFVAHAGLEMNVTFVKNDKVAYYLPSLECIIEKLT; this comes from the coding sequence GTAATATCTACGTGGGGCAACTCTAGAGCGTGGGAAAGGGTCACCTATCGCCCGGACGACCATTTGAAGGATGCCCTTGAGGACGTCCTGGAACAAGAAGTCACCTCATGTAATGTGCTGAAGCTCTTCAAAAAAGAGAATACGAGAAAAGTCGTGCTCCTACCGATATCCCTTCTCGACGAAAAAGCGAATGATCTCAAAGAGGCAGAGGACAAGATAAAGGAAACTGTAGTTACATCGAACGAGAACGACGACTGCAGAAAAGATCTAAAAGAAATCTTGAACAGCTCCGAAGTCAAAATCGTTCTTGGGAGTGGAACTTTCCTCTCGAATAAGGTCATAAAAAAGTTTGAGGTTCCGTTCAACACCGTGTTAAGCGACCTATACTTGAAACTCTACGAGAGCTTGAAGGAAGAGTACAAGCGTGCGGAGGAAGAACTCGAGGTTATTTTAGACATAACTCACGGAGTTAACTACTACCCCGTAAGCTCCAGAGCTATACTCGAGAAGCTCTTAGCAGTTATGAGTCACAGAGGAAAGAGTAGGCTTTACGTCGCTTCGAGCGACCCCTTCGTGCGCGGCCGAGGGGGCTCTGTGAAAGAGACCATGAATCTCGAGTACCACTTAATCGAGAAGAAGGCGTTTCCCAAAAACGCGTTCCTAACCTTGGCAATAGATATAGAGTTTAAAAACGTGGTAAAGGGAAAAAGCGAGATAAATGACGAGTTGGAAGAATTGAAGAAGATCAAAAAATACATAGGATTGTTAAGCGTACCGAGCCTCCTCGCGTGGAGCTACCTCAAATACGTACTGGAGAACAACAACGCCATAAAGAAAGCCGAGAACTTGTTACTTAGGATAAGTAAAGAACTTGAGAAATTCTCCATCGAAGACGACAAGTTCAAATTTAGTGTGGAATTTAATCCAAAAAGCGTGTTTGACTTAATAGCGCTGATCGAAGTAGGCGAAGCCCTCAAGGACTTAAAAGGGGAGAAGAACTGTGACTTCTTCGCGGTTGAGTTCGATGACTTGAACGCTAGCAACAATAAATATAAGGACCTCATGGAAGATGTATCCAAGCGCTTATGGGAGAAGGAGTTCAATGACCTAAAATTGACCATTAGATCCTATGAGCGAGTAAAAGAAGAGGCGAGGAGCGCGCTCGAAGAGTTAAAGAACATAGACGACTTGAGGAACCTCGCCGTGTCCGAGGAGAAGCTGAGGGAAAAGGTAGAAAAAGAAAGCACAGAACGCCTCAAGTGCAAACTGGAGGAACTTCGAAAATACATCATGGACGGGTGGCTCCCGTACTCGTTCCTTAGGGTGGGCAGCGAGGTCAGCGGAGGAGGAGAGAGCATACGGAAGAAGCTCCAAGAGGAGGCCCTGTGGTGGGCCGTGTGGGCCCTCCGTGTCAATAGGGATGACTGTTCGGCTGACGAAGCCACTGTTAGAAACTTCGTAGCTCACGCGGGCTTGGAGATGAACGTAACCTTCGTGAAAAATGACAAAGTCGCGTACTACCTCCCCTCCCTTGAGTGCATAATAGAGAAATTAACATAA
- the cmr4 gene encoding type III-B CRISPR module RAMP protein Cmr4, with translation MKKDVVPALMSAVTHVHVGWGRGQADVDQPIIKDPMGIPFIPGSSVKGALKTKFLIEGGCTSSSNGGEGYCEKCAEVCCLFGGEMGGEGASRVVVADFYPLLIPVPSLDYGYVYVTSDSLLQYAESLGIKVIKGEGEGEEIFVGTQKVSVNAVHLDERVARLHPFLKRFLRSDSDKYVRVYKVDDDHLSRLVDAALVRLTRVKVARGTKTVERGKLWTEEYLPHGTVLAGAFVYRPWRNVYCERCERCEEIWERLKDVLLTIGGKETIGKGLVKITAF, from the coding sequence TTGAAAAAGGACGTCGTACCGGCGTTGATGAGCGCCGTCACGCACGTCCACGTCGGCTGGGGGAGGGGACAAGCGGACGTGGACCAACCAATAATTAAGGACCCTATGGGAATACCCTTCATCCCCGGCTCCTCCGTCAAGGGCGCGCTTAAGACGAAGTTCTTGATAGAGGGCGGGTGCACGTCGAGTTCGAACGGGGGAGAGGGGTACTGCGAGAAGTGCGCAGAAGTTTGCTGTCTCTTCGGCGGCGAAATGGGAGGAGAGGGGGCGTCCAGAGTGGTCGTAGCGGACTTCTACCCGCTCCTCATCCCAGTGCCCTCTTTGGACTATGGGTACGTCTACGTAACTTCTGACTCGCTCTTGCAGTACGCAGAATCTTTAGGCATTAAAGTGATTAAGGGAGAGGGTGAGGGCGAGGAAATATTCGTGGGAACGCAGAAGGTATCTGTTAACGCGGTTCACCTCGATGAACGTGTGGCGCGGCTCCACCCGTTCTTGAAGCGTTTCCTCAGAAGCGACAGTGATAAGTATGTAAGGGTATACAAAGTTGACGACGATCATCTGTCCAGATTGGTGGACGCGGCGCTGGTACGGTTAACTAGGGTTAAAGTGGCGAGGGGCACGAAGACCGTTGAACGCGGCAAGCTCTGGACGGAAGAGTACCTACCCCACGGGACCGTCCTGGCGGGGGCCTTTGTTTACAGGCCTTGGAGGAACGTCTACTGCGAGAGGTGTGAGAGGTGTGAGGAAATATGGGAAAGGCTGAAAGACGTTCTGTTGACGATCGGAGGCAAAGAGACTATCGGTAAAGGCTTGGTTAAGATCACGGCTTTCTGA
- the cas10 gene encoding type III-B CRISPR-associated protein Cas10/Cmr2 has translation MTCNNLIKKKMVALLHDTPEKAWLMYVKKKHEEYAKERIGDVLGEEYLDYFKDVKAYDVISSTIDRWVVPSRMNIDRVIRLINPFDPNFFYEIDLGQISKEKIEDYWNKLKTCLSKVSGDRERYHAQYVLMELLWYKTVKVPLPADTRFPTHTVFDHVYATASMINIYNNDSKKFSGFIVGIDIPGIQSFISGGRRPGDWWIRSWLISATVWYLIKELVWNLGPDVLLSPSARYNPFYYATVAHRVQAVRECLDENLTSPEQPLMPATVTLLLPACSIELMRSELVEKGSLKEGEGVSDPSVIISRYFKERLKEAWKNVIEDIQTRLRSTADNLIKTLEKVRVCTGTCTDVASADDLIERMIEIIKHAERAPFDVKTVVINLEEAFEEFVKEFRRIEGKMRAELEQLISSEGLAVGKDVFPYSKDLSDVMSDLEKKLFFHWLVTKKYPEEFRKAKAVRLDPLLLDGWTLEVTKARYESCKDKSAPMCTCGRPAAVHNPSEASSPLLRSHEALCPYCLILRLLQYYTDALTSIVEADHVKAPKVVMSTLAALPELVKWLSESGGAVEIMDENGNNVGLPKDQLLESLTRSLKEYSSFDFYQNKYSRFSLEEVLEELQKNETVERLIRDDSKNLYIRVLVRKDRDSSKLLSLNKYIAMVKADADNMGNLKGGRLGYDAEAYFETIYRQAGPRRGVGQEEKLYKLAGSLVRSVIERLHEIYPKEVYGENDSSLPTVLVTPTYLFQLSYSLMTEALVDKEIVEKNYGLLVFAGGDDLLALVPARSVSRGSGRAEPLGGLEEFLSRELLEIVKEFYFSPALWVWWLTRLNHWGLLRSPVGFRYTDNFFAPALLAYGRSYGIAIRHYRDPLAKVFEDASELEESAKNVSKKKDGVGVSYGRLGARGVALSNSLGVEDKGDLKEPASLGPIIAKLSSFHRRGLSNNFYYDIVRELQKYFGHDAKHEWAAAKGLTTPIIILLKYIISRNVADEEKYSQNLKKEVEEVLEFLKLTNEYIFDVLEFGFAWHKAVR, from the coding sequence ATGACGTGTAATAATTTAATAAAGAAAAAGATGGTTGCACTGCTCCACGACACGCCGGAAAAGGCGTGGTTAATGTACGTCAAGAAGAAACACGAAGAATACGCTAAGGAAAGGATAGGGGACGTCCTTGGAGAGGAATACTTAGACTACTTCAAAGACGTTAAAGCGTACGACGTAATTTCCTCTACTATAGATAGGTGGGTCGTGCCCTCCCGGATGAACATCGATCGCGTGATTAGGCTGATCAACCCCTTCGACCCCAACTTCTTCTATGAGATCGACTTGGGGCAAATAAGTAAGGAAAAGATAGAGGATTACTGGAACAAGTTGAAGACGTGTTTGAGCAAGGTAAGTGGTGACAGAGAGAGGTACCACGCCCAGTACGTCCTCATGGAGCTGCTGTGGTACAAGACAGTAAAGGTCCCCCTCCCCGCCGACACCAGGTTTCCTACCCACACAGTCTTCGACCACGTATACGCTACCGCTTCCATGATTAACATCTATAATAACGATAGCAAGAAGTTCTCCGGCTTCATAGTGGGAATAGACATACCGGGCATTCAGAGCTTCATAAGCGGGGGACGGAGGCCCGGGGACTGGTGGATCAGGAGCTGGTTGATCTCCGCGACCGTGTGGTACTTAATAAAAGAGCTCGTCTGGAACCTCGGGCCGGACGTACTGTTAAGCCCCAGCGCGCGCTACAACCCCTTCTACTACGCAACGGTAGCGCATAGAGTACAAGCGGTCAGAGAGTGTTTGGACGAGAACCTCACCTCGCCCGAACAGCCCTTGATGCCCGCCACAGTTACCTTGCTCCTCCCCGCCTGCAGCATAGAGCTTATGAGGTCTGAACTGGTCGAGAAGGGCTCGCTGAAGGAAGGCGAAGGAGTTTCCGACCCCTCCGTGATTATAAGCCGGTATTTCAAGGAGAGGTTGAAGGAGGCTTGGAAGAACGTCATTGAAGATATACAGACCCGGTTGCGGAGCACTGCCGATAATCTAATAAAAACGCTCGAAAAGGTCAGGGTATGTACCGGCACGTGTACCGACGTAGCGTCTGCCGACGATCTTATAGAGAGAATGATAGAAATAATAAAGCATGCGGAGAGAGCTCCCTTCGACGTTAAAACTGTAGTTATAAACCTAGAAGAGGCCTTTGAGGAATTCGTCAAAGAGTTCAGAAGGATAGAAGGGAAAATGAGAGCTGAATTGGAGCAACTTATAAGCTCCGAAGGCTTAGCCGTAGGAAAGGACGTATTCCCCTACTCCAAGGACCTTAGCGACGTGATGAGTGACTTAGAGAAGAAGCTGTTCTTCCACTGGCTAGTTACCAAGAAGTATCCCGAAGAGTTCCGCAAAGCGAAGGCCGTCCGCTTAGACCCGCTGCTCCTGGACGGTTGGACGCTAGAGGTCACTAAAGCTAGGTATGAGAGCTGTAAGGACAAGTCCGCGCCCATGTGTACTTGTGGCAGGCCCGCGGCTGTTCATAACCCGTCTGAGGCCTCGAGCCCCCTACTTAGGTCGCACGAGGCCCTCTGTCCTTACTGTTTGATCTTACGGTTGTTACAATATTACACCGATGCGTTGACCTCCATAGTGGAAGCCGACCACGTCAAGGCTCCAAAGGTCGTAATGTCCACGTTGGCAGCCTTGCCGGAGCTGGTCAAGTGGCTTTCCGAGTCTGGAGGAGCGGTTGAGATAATGGATGAAAATGGAAATAATGTGGGGTTGCCGAAGGACCAGCTCTTAGAGAGCTTGACGAGGAGCCTCAAGGAATATAGCTCTTTCGACTTCTATCAGAATAAGTATTCCCGTTTTAGCTTGGAGGAGGTCTTGGAAGAGCTGCAGAAAAACGAGACGGTGGAGAGACTCATAAGGGACGATTCTAAGAACTTGTACATACGAGTTCTTGTACGTAAGGACAGAGACTCGAGCAAGTTGCTCTCTCTGAACAAGTACATAGCTATGGTAAAAGCTGACGCGGACAACATGGGTAACCTCAAAGGGGGCAGGCTCGGTTACGATGCCGAAGCTTACTTTGAAACGATATATAGACAAGCCGGACCTCGGCGAGGGGTCGGTCAAGAGGAGAAGCTGTATAAACTTGCTGGCTCGTTAGTAAGGAGCGTAATAGAAAGGCTACATGAAATATATCCGAAAGAGGTCTACGGGGAGAACGACTCGTCCTTGCCCACAGTCTTGGTCACGCCCACATACTTGTTCCAACTCTCTTACTCCTTAATGACGGAAGCGCTAGTAGATAAGGAGATAGTAGAAAAGAATTACGGCCTATTAGTGTTTGCCGGAGGGGACGACCTCCTAGCCTTGGTTCCGGCGAGAAGCGTCTCGAGGGGTTCGGGACGCGCGGAACCCCTCGGAGGTCTAGAGGAATTCCTCTCTCGGGAGTTGCTAGAAATTGTGAAGGAGTTCTACTTCTCCCCCGCGCTCTGGGTTTGGTGGTTGACCCGGCTCAACCACTGGGGACTGCTCCGCAGTCCCGTCGGCTTCCGATATACAGACAACTTCTTCGCCCCGGCCTTGTTGGCATACGGGAGGAGCTACGGAATAGCAATAAGGCACTACCGCGACCCGCTGGCCAAGGTCTTTGAGGACGCGAGCGAACTGGAAGAAAGCGCGAAGAACGTATCTAAAAAGAAGGACGGTGTAGGAGTGAGCTACGGGCGCTTAGGGGCGAGGGGGGTCGCTCTGTCGAACTCGCTGGGCGTCGAAGACAAGGGGGACCTAAAGGAACCCGCTTCATTGGGTCCCATTATAGCCAAACTCTCATCCTTCCATCGCCGCGGGCTGAGCAATAATTTCTACTATGATATCGTGAGGGAGTTGCAGAAGTACTTTGGTCACGACGCGAAACACGAGTGGGCTGCAGCGAAAGGGCTCACCACACCCATCATAATATTGTTGAAATATATAATTAGTAGGAACGTGGCAGACGAGGAGAAGTATTCGCAAAACCTAAAGAAGGAGGTCGAGGAAGTCTTAGAGTTCTTGAAGCTCACAAATGAGTATATTTTTGATGTGTTGGAGTTCGGCTTTGCGTGGCACAAGGCCGTGAGGTGA
- a CDS encoding CTP synthase: protein MTKFVFITGGVLSSLGKGILTASTALFFKSMGYTTTAIKIDPYVNVDASTMNPYAHGEVFVTEDGGETDLDLGHYERFLHQNLTKNNNITTGKVYLNVIEKERKGEYLGQTVQIIPHVTDEIKRMIDEVAKDFDVAVVEIGGTVGDIEGLPFLEAARQMWVERRGDVAFVHVALVPVLSTTGEQKTKPLQHSVQELRRIGIQPHVVVGRSTKPLEPETKRKIALYSNLPEEAVFSDPDVEFVYEVPLRLAEQGYPKYLTKILGLEERKIELEYWVDFVNKLKSLPEGPTVAMVGKYTKLKDSYLSIIESLKHSAVEAGFMPKLKWVEVTDVERGKLSPEEAAEADGAIILPGFGKRGAEGKIAVIKELRERGVPTLGICFGMQMMVVEVARHLAGLEGANSEEVDPNTPHPVVALLDEQRKLKYLGGTMRLGAKPVIIMKGTKLWEAYKKTLVKERHRHRYDVNPKYLDKLEEAGLRVSAWSEGVPEGVELEGQEFWGVQYHPEFKSRPLQPSPVYTRFLKTLKFSASS from the coding sequence CTGACAAAGTTCGTTTTCATAACCGGCGGGGTGCTCTCCAGCCTAGGGAAGGGTATCCTAACGGCATCCACAGCTCTGTTTTTCAAGTCCATGGGATACACGACCACCGCGATAAAGATAGACCCGTACGTGAACGTGGACGCGAGCACGATGAACCCCTACGCCCACGGGGAGGTCTTCGTGACCGAGGACGGCGGAGAGACCGACTTGGACTTGGGTCACTACGAGAGGTTCTTACATCAGAACTTGACCAAGAATAACAACATAACTACCGGGAAAGTCTACTTGAACGTCATTGAGAAGGAGAGGAAGGGGGAGTACTTAGGGCAGACCGTCCAAATAATTCCCCACGTGACGGACGAAATTAAAAGGATGATAGACGAAGTGGCCAAGGACTTCGACGTAGCCGTGGTAGAGATAGGGGGCACGGTGGGCGACATAGAGGGGCTCCCCTTCCTGGAGGCCGCCCGCCAGATGTGGGTGGAGAGGAGGGGCGACGTCGCCTTCGTCCACGTGGCCTTGGTGCCGGTGCTAAGCACCACGGGAGAGCAGAAGACCAAGCCGCTCCAGCACTCGGTACAAGAGCTGAGGAGGATAGGCATCCAGCCCCACGTGGTGGTCGGACGCTCCACCAAGCCCTTGGAGCCCGAGACCAAGAGGAAGATAGCCCTCTACTCCAACTTGCCGGAGGAGGCGGTGTTCTCCGACCCGGACGTGGAGTTCGTCTACGAGGTGCCCCTAAGGCTGGCGGAGCAGGGGTACCCCAAGTACCTCACCAAGATATTGGGATTGGAAGAGAGGAAGATAGAACTCGAATATTGGGTAGATTTCGTTAACAAGTTGAAGTCCTTACCGGAGGGGCCCACGGTAGCTATGGTCGGTAAGTACACGAAATTGAAGGACAGCTACTTGAGCATCATAGAGTCCTTAAAACACTCGGCCGTAGAGGCGGGGTTCATGCCCAAGCTGAAGTGGGTGGAGGTGACGGACGTGGAGAGGGGCAAGCTGAGCCCGGAGGAGGCCGCGGAGGCGGACGGGGCGATAATCTTGCCCGGCTTCGGGAAGAGGGGGGCGGAGGGGAAGATAGCAGTCATAAAGGAGCTAAGGGAGAGGGGTGTGCCCACCTTGGGAATATGCTTCGGGATGCAGATGATGGTGGTTGAGGTAGCTAGGCACTTGGCCGGCCTGGAGGGCGCGAACAGCGAGGAGGTAGACCCCAACACCCCCCACCCCGTAGTGGCCTTGCTGGACGAACAGAGGAAGCTGAAGTACTTGGGCGGCACCATGAGGTTGGGAGCGAAGCCAGTAATAATAATGAAAGGGACCAAGCTCTGGGAGGCCTACAAGAAGACGTTGGTTAAAGAAAGGCATAGACATAGGTACGACGTTAACCCAAAGTACTTGGACAAGTTAGAGGAGGCGGGACTAAGGGTATCGGCGTGGAGCGAGGGAGTGCCGGAGGGGGTGGAGCTGGAGGGCCAAGAGTTCTGGGGGGTCCAGTACCACCCCGAGTTCAAGAGCAGGCCGTTGCAGCCCTCGCCGGTCTACACGCGCTTCTTGAAGACCCTCAAGTTCTCTGCTTCCTCTTGA
- a CDS encoding TIGR04084 family radical SAM/SPASM domain-containing protein, whose translation MLWLVYSSSKCNLKCKYCGGSWPDLPPKPVYPVSTLKEYLEAVDPRPAIVFYGGEPLLNPKFIMDVMDNVEATFGIQTNATLHHLLPPRYWERMKNVLISIDGPEEFNDSRRGRGSYAKALELAYKARRLGVKRVIARMAVDLESDIYRDVKHLLSLPFTHVHWQLSVDWVPKWDLRGWAERSYLPGIRRLAEEFKEHYLRTGELLGIVPFIALLKAHKEPWDWVPCGAGRKAYSVLTDGSVVACPIAPYEGWAKAGSVYERSPPKALSYPEGVPCERCEYKGYCGGRCLYWLYERFWGDEGMKEICWVTKKYIDTFFEVVGDLADEMAEHEEVASYDPLEDSTEAVP comes from the coding sequence ATGCTCTGGCTCGTTTACAGCTCCTCTAAGTGTAACCTCAAGTGCAAGTACTGCGGGGGCTCTTGGCCGGACCTCCCCCCTAAGCCGGTCTACCCCGTCTCAACCTTGAAGGAGTACTTGGAGGCCGTGGACCCTAGGCCGGCGATAGTGTTCTACGGAGGGGAGCCCTTGCTGAACCCGAAGTTCATAATGGACGTAATGGACAACGTCGAGGCTACCTTCGGCATACAGACCAACGCCACCTTACACCACCTCTTGCCCCCGAGGTACTGGGAGAGGATGAAGAACGTCTTGATCTCTATAGACGGCCCGGAGGAGTTCAACGACTCCCGCAGGGGGAGGGGGAGCTACGCGAAGGCCTTGGAGCTGGCCTACAAGGCTAGGAGGCTGGGGGTGAAGAGGGTCATAGCCAGGATGGCCGTTGACTTGGAGAGCGACATATATAGAGACGTAAAGCACTTGCTCTCCCTCCCCTTCACCCACGTCCACTGGCAGCTGTCGGTGGACTGGGTGCCCAAGTGGGACTTGAGGGGATGGGCGGAGAGGAGCTACTTGCCGGGCATAAGGAGGTTGGCAGAGGAGTTCAAAGAACACTACTTGAGGACTGGGGAGCTCTTGGGGATAGTCCCCTTCATAGCCCTCTTAAAGGCTCACAAGGAGCCTTGGGACTGGGTGCCGTGCGGGGCCGGGAGGAAGGCCTACTCCGTGCTCACGGACGGCAGCGTGGTGGCTTGTCCCATAGCGCCCTATGAGGGTTGGGCCAAGGCCGGGAGCGTTTACGAGCGCTCCCCTCCCAAGGCCTTGAGTTACCCCGAGGGGGTCCCTTGCGAGAGGTGCGAGTACAAGGGCTACTGCGGCGGGAGGTGCTTGTACTGGCTTTACGAGAGGTTTTGGGGAGATGAAGGTATGAAGGAGATATGCTGGGTAACGAAGAAGTATATAGATACCTTCTTTGAGGTTGTGGGAGACTTGGCGGACGAGATGGCGGAGCACGAGGAAGTGGCCTCCTACGACCCCTTGGAGGACTCCACCGAAGCGGTGCCGTAA
- the purE gene encoding 5-(carboxyamino)imidazole ribonucleotide mutase: MGSKSDEHVAKKVIEVLEEHCVPYELKVISAHRQPEELDKYLKESKEYVKVYITIAGLSAALPGVVASKVEQPVIGVPVEVKLMGLDALFSIVQMPPGVPVAAVGIDNGKNAAYLAIRILKLAGFRPCK; encoded by the coding sequence ATGGGCTCCAAGAGCGACGAGCACGTGGCGAAGAAGGTCATCGAAGTTTTGGAAGAACACTGCGTACCCTACGAACTCAAGGTGATATCCGCCCACCGGCAGCCAGAGGAGCTGGACAAGTACCTAAAGGAGAGCAAGGAGTACGTCAAGGTCTACATAACCATAGCGGGCCTCTCCGCTGCGCTCCCCGGCGTGGTGGCCTCCAAGGTAGAACAGCCAGTCATAGGGGTGCCCGTGGAAGTCAAGCTAATGGGCTTGGACGCCCTCTTCAGCATAGTCCAAATGCCTCCAGGGGTGCCGGTGGCGGCGGTAGGCATAGACAACGGCAAGAACGCGGCCTACCTAGCCATAAGGATACTAAAGCTCGCGGGCTTCCGGCCGTGTAAGTGA
- a CDS encoding endonuclease V has product MTFDRRRASELQRKLSELVKEEDCFDPEAVEAVGGLDVSYKGDVGVSALSLIDYKTLRPLKHYYVVARVPIPYVPGFLAFREAPLHLTLIKKVKGYDLLLVDGHGRTHPRGLGIASHVGVTSGVPTVGVAKRRLVGEEERCGERECLVHEGKVVAYVIRRGKQKLYVSVGHCVSLETAYQIVKRLTVRRLPEPIAWADRISRSLARSLQLP; this is encoded by the coding sequence ATGACTTTCGACCGGAGGAGGGCCTCCGAGCTCCAGAGGAAGCTCTCCGAGCTGGTGAAGGAGGAGGACTGCTTCGATCCGGAGGCGGTAGAGGCGGTGGGCGGGCTGGACGTCTCCTACAAGGGCGACGTCGGCGTCTCCGCGCTCTCGCTGATCGACTATAAAACCTTAAGGCCTCTCAAGCACTACTACGTCGTCGCGAGGGTCCCCATCCCCTACGTGCCGGGGTTCTTGGCCTTCCGGGAGGCACCCTTGCACTTGACGTTAATTAAGAAGGTCAAGGGCTACGACTTGCTCTTGGTGGACGGCCACGGGAGGACCCACCCCAGGGGGCTGGGGATAGCCTCCCACGTGGGGGTGACGAGCGGGGTCCCCACGGTCGGGGTGGCAAAGAGGAGGCTGGTGGGGGAGGAGGAGAGGTGCGGGGAGAGGGAGTGCTTGGTGCACGAGGGTAAGGTGGTGGCTTACGTCATCAGGAGAGGAAAGCAAAAGCTGTACGTCAGCGTCGGACACTGCGTGAGCTTGGAGACCGCCTACCAAATAGTGAAGAGGTTAACTGTCCGGAGGCTGCCGGAGCCGATAGCGTGGGCGGACCGAATCTCCCGTTCGCTGGCCCGCTCACTCCAGCTCCCTTAA
- a CDS encoding polyprenyl synthetase family protein — translation MNEIQRALEKWRNIIDKELEELIKNTYEERVINVAKYIVNGGKRLRGALVMLVNEALGGNPEDALPAALALELVHASSLSIDDIIDLDFVRRGRPSAWVAKGVANTVMVSNLLIPHAIMLVKRYGKRAIDKVVEVWWEVSKGEVWDVHGPPEGKGVEAYEAIIEAKTASMFALSAYLGGLAAGEEERLEGLWRYGFLLGKAYQIADDLKDVEGDASFSAKLFREWLKEAGKEGVLKRLKEIVEECERIGSEFGPLLASFPRRGVELMGVKL, via the coding sequence GTGAACGAAATACAGCGAGCGCTCGAAAAGTGGAGAAATATAATTGACAAAGAGTTAGAGGAACTTATCAAAAATACTTACGAGGAGAGGGTGATAAACGTAGCGAAGTACATAGTGAACGGGGGGAAGAGGCTCAGGGGAGCGCTGGTCATGCTGGTCAACGAGGCCTTAGGGGGGAACCCGGAGGACGCCTTGCCGGCCGCCCTGGCGCTGGAGCTGGTCCACGCGAGCTCCCTCTCAATAGACGACATAATAGACTTGGACTTCGTTAGGCGCGGGAGGCCCAGCGCTTGGGTAGCCAAGGGGGTCGCCAATACCGTAATGGTGAGTAACTTGTTAATTCCCCACGCTATAATGTTGGTTAAGAGGTACGGGAAGAGGGCAATTGACAAAGTTGTGGAAGTGTGGTGGGAGGTGAGCAAGGGGGAGGTCTGGGACGTCCACGGCCCCCCGGAGGGCAAGGGAGTGGAAGCTTACGAAGCTATAATAGAGGCCAAGACCGCCTCCATGTTTGCCCTCTCAGCTTATTTGGGCGGCTTGGCCGCGGGGGAGGAGGAGAGGCTGGAGGGCCTCTGGAGGTACGGCTTCTTGTTGGGTAAGGCCTACCAAATAGCTGACGACTTGAAGGACGTGGAGGGCGACGCCAGCTTCTCCGCCAAGCTGTTTAGGGAGTGGTTGAAGGAGGCCGGGAAGGAGGGGGTATTGAAGAGGTTGAAGGAGATAGTTGAGGAGTGCGAGAGGATAGGCTCCGAGTTCGGCCCCTTGCTGGCGAGCTTCCCCCGGAGGGGGGTCGAGCTAATGGGAGTGAAACTATGA
- a CDS encoding thioredoxin family protein gives MDFLVAFFYSDYCPTCDDVRPHWEEFVELHRGEGTFIRIKKSPETAKLFKSLGVSWVPTVVFYHDDKEVKRIEGFFTLSDLERAMRRFLSRVSARTSPRACSPQKA, from the coding sequence GTGGACTTCCTCGTCGCGTTCTTCTACAGCGACTACTGCCCCACTTGCGACGACGTGAGGCCCCACTGGGAGGAGTTCGTGGAGCTCCACAGGGGGGAGGGAACGTTCATCAGGATAAAGAAGAGCCCGGAGACCGCGAAGCTCTTCAAGAGCTTGGGGGTAAGCTGGGTCCCCACCGTGGTCTTCTATCACGACGACAAGGAAGTCAAGAGGATAGAGGGCTTCTTCACGCTCTCTGACCTCGAGCGGGCAATGAGGCGCTTCCTCTCGAGGGTTTCGGCGCGTACTTCTCCCAGAGCTTGCTCACCACAGAAAGCCTGA